One window from the genome of Novipirellula caenicola encodes:
- a CDS encoding vWA domain-containing protein, translating to MTFVHPQWLLLLVFPLALGFWSVRRRGAGLRMPFDHQTHAARPWLAGLLRGVELLPAVMLAVAVVLIARPQVLRVPEQDRVATHITVCMDVSGSMSVGMGEQNRYESAAAAIESFTYAREGDAIGLTLFGSWPLRWVPLTKDLQVLRNALAFANPRNQPNGMGGTMIGSALSYCADNMQREAARLDGTDTGPQSVDQWRQQRAAEQLFRSASLQGSAAGSGLAAAPSTDRLLILVSDGASGDLNGQDQIDRISDQLNDAGITMYHIHIGSDTIPPAVSSIAGATGGDAFLATNSDGLRLIFNHIDQMQPARFVANASLPVDYFEPFAAIGAVALLLYALSLLKWRYTPW from the coding sequence ATGACGTTTGTTCATCCCCAGTGGTTGTTGTTATTGGTGTTTCCCCTGGCGCTGGGCTTTTGGTCGGTGCGGCGGCGCGGCGCCGGGTTGCGAATGCCCTTTGACCACCAAACGCACGCTGCTCGTCCGTGGTTGGCTGGATTGCTCCGCGGCGTGGAGTTGCTGCCAGCGGTGATGTTGGCGGTGGCCGTGGTGTTGATCGCCCGGCCTCAGGTGCTGCGGGTGCCCGAACAGGACCGCGTGGCCACCCACATCACGGTATGCATGGACGTTTCAGGCAGCATGAGTGTGGGCATGGGGGAACAGAACCGTTACGAAAGCGCCGCAGCGGCCATCGAATCGTTCACCTACGCACGCGAAGGCGACGCGATCGGACTGACGCTGTTCGGATCCTGGCCGCTGCGTTGGGTACCGCTGACCAAAGACCTGCAAGTCCTCCGCAATGCCCTGGCCTTTGCCAACCCCCGCAACCAACCCAACGGCATGGGCGGAACGATGATCGGATCGGCGCTCAGCTACTGTGCCGACAATATGCAACGTGAAGCCGCGCGGCTTGATGGCACCGACACCGGGCCGCAATCGGTCGACCAGTGGCGGCAGCAGCGGGCCGCCGAACAACTATTTCGTTCCGCGTCTTTGCAGGGCTCTGCTGCAGGCAGTGGGCTGGCAGCGGCACCGTCCACCGATCGATTGTTGATCCTGGTTTCCGACGGAGCCAGCGGAGACCTCAATGGGCAAGACCAGATCGACCGTATCTCGGATCAGTTGAACGATGCGGGGATCACCATGTACCACATCCATATCGGCAGCGATACGATCCCACCGGCCGTGTCCAGCATCGCTGGGGCCACCGGCGGCGACGCTTTCCTGGCCACCAATTCCGATGGGCTGCGTTTGATTTTTAATCATATCGACCAGATGCAACCGGCTCGTTTTGTCGCTAACGCCTCGCTGCCGGTCGACTACTTCGAACCCTTCGCAGCGATCGGTGCGGTCGCCTTGCTGCTGTACGCGCTTAGCCTGCTGAAGTGGAGGTATACGCCATGGTAA
- a CDS encoding vWA domain-containing protein, producing the protein MVSSSLFTANLAGIACMALVALAEWWQTRRTQRVAKLAFGPSGRPAAWARGVPAVRVLTMGLLAWGLTILLTEPPQVAEVEPAPEASKHVLVCLDASPSMFLEDAGPRRDESGNYQQRMVRGGEVIQAVLDRLDAENTRITVFGVYTKAVPIVEETFDKAVVQNLFDGLPVFSAFEPGPTQLSSSISDAIEYARRWPDGSALLLVVSDGDSTDTTPIRAIPKAISDTLVIGLGQTGQATTIAGHASRQDVDSLRTLAGQLRGTYIDANTRHLPSDLLNRLSIIQPRVAEGVGLRDAAVLAVVLGAGLLSLLLPALSLWGTPRLDSLSGEFA; encoded by the coding sequence ATGGTAAGCAGCTCCTTGTTCACGGCCAATCTGGCGGGGATTGCCTGCATGGCCCTCGTGGCTTTGGCCGAATGGTGGCAAACGCGACGCACCCAGCGGGTGGCCAAGCTGGCTTTTGGTCCCAGCGGTCGACCGGCGGCTTGGGCTCGCGGTGTGCCGGCCGTGCGCGTGCTGACGATGGGCCTGTTGGCTTGGGGACTGACGATCCTGCTGACTGAACCGCCGCAAGTGGCTGAAGTTGAACCGGCCCCGGAAGCTTCCAAGCATGTGCTGGTCTGCTTGGACGCGTCCCCCAGCATGTTCTTGGAAGACGCCGGGCCGCGTCGCGATGAATCCGGTAACTACCAACAACGCATGGTTCGCGGCGGCGAAGTGATCCAAGCGGTGCTGGACCGACTGGATGCCGAAAACACTCGGATCACCGTGTTTGGCGTCTACACCAAAGCCGTCCCGATCGTCGAAGAAACCTTTGACAAGGCAGTCGTGCAAAACCTGTTTGATGGGCTGCCCGTGTTCAGCGCCTTCGAACCCGGCCCCACGCAGCTGTCATCCAGTATCTCTGATGCGATCGAATACGCGCGCCGTTGGCCCGACGGTTCGGCCTTGTTGTTGGTCGTCAGCGATGGCGACAGCACCGACACCACGCCGATCCGTGCGATCCCCAAAGCCATCTCCGATACGCTGGTGATCGGGCTGGGGCAAACCGGGCAAGCGACGACCATCGCCGGCCACGCCTCGCGACAAGACGTCGATTCGCTGCGAACCCTGGCCGGGCAACTGCGCGGCACCTACATCGACGCTAACACGCGGCACCTACCCAGCGATCTGCTGAACCGGCTATCGATCATCCAGCCGCGGGTCGCCGAGGGCGTAGGGTTGCGCGATGCGGCTGTGCTGGCGGTTGTGTTGGGAGCCGGGCTATTGTCGCTGCTGTTGCCCGCCCTGAGTTTGTGGGGAACCCCGCGGCTTGATTCCCTCTCCGGAGAGTTTGCCTGA
- a CDS encoding DUF1592 domain-containing protein, translating to MSNSSSRPRCHAMPQAGRGLSTEIITKVCFVACTFFTVAMPVSAAEPIESFLQKHCIRCHGPEQEEGDIRFDQLSRDFKSGLDTHHWAEAIDKVNSGEMPPQDEPQPTQDELSAFVLHLDSRLKQGRAARMAARPAIAHYRLSRREYQNTVYDLLGVRYDPAKPGELNEDTLWQGYERIGSQLSLSPSHVDRYYGAAEIVLDRAFLQAASEPRKVRKTAAELRYGGGKQQQEALDLFGIKRPLRYLLFPGRVQPALSANWLGHTGPEHSGLYKLRLQASGIRPPGGQPAHLSVGKQTSEETVDGLIEFDITAPEDSPQVYEFEVFLEMPTQLHFCVVATDGIDRRGGAAFRNALVSRDGYLFTHSSETRLLNPNAPQMFDDQGNGIFSTVLLDWVEWEGPLVTEAEKSRRERVIPPADAAPAEVAEYLQRFAERAWRRAVKPQELDDYMRSYLGEREAGESMTDAYRIALQGVLTSRNFIYLVEGDPTPRPRLNDWELASRLSYFLWSSMPDQNLFTAAKSGKLSGEVLSNEVDRMLSDGRINRFIDDFSRQWLQLHRVGMFPPDKKLYPKYDDWLEASMRAEPVEYFREMLVNNLPIESFVDSDWTMANARLCDFYGLPEPKRDGFQRVSLKPDDHRGGLLTMGAVLGLTSDGTRHRPVHRGVWLSEALFNKTPPPPPANVDPIEPIPPKGNKITIRQRIEAHASNASCAACHRNIDPLGLAFDQFDAIGQWRTREHVPTGVGEDPLVDASGVLPDGRPFRDAAQFKQLLLEDRQRITRAFIEHLCTYALRRVLTVDDQDAVEAIVDEAKASQYGVRDIVRAVALSDLIRTR from the coding sequence ATGTCCAATAGTTCTTCGCGACCACGATGTCATGCAATGCCTCAGGCTGGCCGCGGCCTGAGTACAGAAATTATTACCAAAGTCTGTTTTGTTGCTTGCACATTTTTTACTGTGGCGATGCCGGTATCGGCTGCGGAACCGATCGAAAGCTTTCTGCAAAAGCACTGCATTCGCTGCCACGGTCCTGAGCAGGAGGAAGGTGACATTCGCTTCGACCAACTGTCACGCGACTTCAAGTCGGGCCTTGATACGCACCACTGGGCCGAGGCGATCGACAAGGTCAACAGCGGCGAGATGCCTCCGCAGGACGAACCGCAGCCGACGCAGGACGAGCTCTCGGCGTTTGTCTTGCATCTCGACTCGCGACTGAAACAAGGCCGGGCGGCTCGTATGGCAGCGCGTCCCGCGATAGCCCATTACCGGCTGAGCCGCCGCGAGTACCAGAACACCGTCTACGACCTGTTGGGCGTGCGCTATGATCCGGCGAAACCGGGAGAGTTGAACGAGGATACGCTGTGGCAAGGGTATGAACGGATCGGCTCGCAGCTGTCGCTTTCGCCATCCCATGTGGACCGTTACTACGGGGCCGCAGAGATCGTGCTGGACCGCGCCTTCCTGCAAGCGGCCAGCGAGCCTCGCAAGGTTCGCAAGACGGCGGCCGAATTGCGGTACGGTGGCGGCAAGCAACAACAAGAGGCGTTGGACCTGTTTGGCATCAAACGGCCGCTGCGTTATCTGTTGTTCCCAGGTCGGGTTCAGCCCGCACTGTCCGCAAACTGGCTGGGACACACCGGACCCGAACACAGCGGGTTGTACAAACTGCGTCTGCAGGCCAGCGGAATCCGTCCGCCCGGCGGTCAACCGGCTCATCTGAGTGTCGGCAAGCAAACCAGTGAAGAGACCGTGGACGGCTTGATCGAATTCGACATCACCGCGCCGGAAGACAGTCCGCAGGTTTATGAGTTCGAAGTGTTTTTGGAGATGCCCACGCAGCTGCATTTCTGTGTGGTCGCTACGGATGGGATCGATCGCAGGGGCGGTGCTGCGTTTCGTAATGCCTTGGTTAGTCGAGACGGCTACCTGTTCACGCACAGCAGCGAGACCCGGTTGCTGAACCCCAACGCCCCGCAGATGTTTGACGACCAAGGCAACGGGATCTTTTCCACCGTGCTGCTCGATTGGGTCGAATGGGAAGGGCCGCTAGTCACCGAAGCAGAAAAATCGCGGCGTGAGCGCGTGATACCTCCGGCCGATGCAGCGCCCGCGGAAGTCGCGGAATACCTGCAGCGGTTTGCCGAGCGGGCCTGGCGTCGCGCGGTGAAGCCGCAGGAACTGGACGACTACATGCGGTCTTACCTCGGTGAACGCGAGGCCGGCGAATCGATGACCGACGCTTATCGGATCGCCCTGCAAGGCGTGCTGACCTCGCGAAACTTCATCTATCTTGTCGAAGGCGATCCGACGCCAAGGCCCCGGCTGAACGACTGGGAACTCGCCTCGCGGCTGTCGTATTTTCTTTGGAGTTCGATGCCCGACCAAAACCTGTTCACCGCCGCCAAAAGCGGAAAGCTGAGCGGCGAGGTGCTGAGCAACGAAGTGGACCGGATGCTGTCGGACGGACGTATCAACCGCTTTATCGATGACTTCTCGCGACAGTGGCTGCAGCTGCATCGCGTGGGGATGTTCCCGCCGGACAAAAAACTGTACCCCAAGTACGACGACTGGCTCGAAGCCAGCATGCGAGCCGAGCCGGTGGAGTATTTTCGTGAGATGCTGGTGAACAATCTGCCGATCGAAAGTTTTGTCGATTCGGATTGGACGATGGCCAACGCTCGGCTGTGCGACTTCTACGGTTTGCCCGAGCCGAAACGGGACGGTTTCCAACGCGTCTCGCTGAAACCCGACGATCACCGCGGCGGTTTGCTAACGATGGGCGCGGTGCTCGGTTTGACCTCCGACGGCACCCGGCATCGTCCGGTGCATCGCGGTGTGTGGCTCAGTGAAGCCCTCTTCAACAAGACTCCGCCGCCGCCTCCGGCCAACGTCGACCCGATCGAGCCGATTCCACCCAAGGGCAATAAAATCACGATCCGGCAACGAATCGAAGCCCACGCCAGCAATGCCAGTTGCGCCGCCTGCCACCGCAACATCGATCCCTTGGGGCTGGCTTTTGACCAGTTCGATGCGATCGGTCAGTGGCGGACCCGCGAGCACGTGCCCACGGGCGTCGGCGAAGATCCGCTGGTGGACGCTTCCGGCGTGCTGCCCGATGGCCGACCGTTCCGCGATGCCGCCCAGTTCAAGCAGTTGCTGTTGGAGGACCGCCAGCGGATCACGCGGGCCTTTATCGAGCACTTGTGTACTTACGCCCTCCGCCGCGTGCTGACCGTGGATGATCAGGACGCCGTTGAAGCGATTGTCGATGAAGCGAAAGCCAGCCAATACGGTGTCCGAGACATCGTCCGAGCGGTGGCTTTGTCGGACTTGATCCGAACCCGTTAA
- a CDS encoding DUF1552 domain-containing protein, protein MGNFLSQSWLLDRRHALRALGTCISLPMLECMTPLNAAEPAAMPRRSAFIYLANGVHSLNYQITTPGRDYEFSRSLKPLEKHREVITPISGLHHPGAISHHHNCISVWLTGGKLGPTDRNTISVDQQMAAVTAEHTRYPSMEIAITQGSLAWTADGVQLPAMRRCSEIFASLFEEPKGGTAVQRRALRRKASVLDDNLAEVRRLEQKMGTADRGRLEQYLSSVREAEIRTRRADAWLDTPLPEISESDRKRTNRDIPQTQAGDYFRTVYDLMVLAFQTDVTRVATFSLGGEGQAIAIPEIGITESRHQLSHHGGDEGYMEKLTNYDTFAIEQYGYFLSRLEETKDLNGQPLLGTTMSLFGSGMSYGHSHGNANLPLVLAGGSDLGLRHGSHLDFNQGHFGGYELDQPGKHYSLCSRPANPDAHMSNLLLMMAQRMGVETDQFGDSNKVIEL, encoded by the coding sequence ATGGGAAACTTCCTCTCCCAATCCTGGCTGCTCGATCGCCGACACGCACTGCGGGCCCTGGGGACCTGCATCTCGTTGCCCATGCTGGAGTGCATGACTCCGCTGAATGCGGCCGAGCCCGCAGCGATGCCACGACGCAGCGCCTTTATCTACCTGGCCAACGGCGTCCATTCACTGAATTATCAGATCACCACCCCGGGCCGCGATTACGAGTTTTCTCGATCGCTCAAGCCTTTGGAAAAACACCGCGAAGTGATCACGCCGATCAGCGGGCTGCATCATCCGGGCGCCATCAGTCACCACCACAACTGCATTTCGGTTTGGTTGACCGGCGGAAAACTTGGCCCCACCGACCGCAATACGATTTCGGTGGACCAACAGATGGCGGCCGTCACGGCGGAACATACCCGCTATCCGTCGATGGAAATCGCCATCACCCAAGGCTCGCTGGCCTGGACGGCCGACGGCGTGCAATTGCCCGCGATGCGTCGCTGCAGCGAAATCTTTGCGTCGCTGTTCGAGGAGCCCAAAGGCGGCACGGCGGTGCAGCGGAGAGCCCTGCGGCGCAAGGCCAGCGTGCTGGATGATAACTTGGCCGAAGTCCGCCGGCTGGAACAGAAAATGGGCACTGCCGACCGAGGCCGCCTGGAGCAATACCTGAGTTCGGTACGAGAAGCGGAGATCCGCACGCGGCGAGCCGACGCCTGGCTCGACACGCCGCTGCCGGAGATTTCTGAAAGCGATCGCAAACGCACCAACCGCGACATCCCTCAAACCCAAGCGGGCGACTATTTCCGGACCGTCTATGACCTGATGGTGCTGGCCTTCCAGACCGACGTCACCCGCGTTGCCACGTTCAGCCTGGGGGGCGAAGGCCAAGCGATCGCCATTCCAGAAATCGGCATCACCGAATCCCGGCACCAACTCAGTCATCACGGCGGCGATGAAGGCTATATGGAAAAGCTGACCAACTACGACACCTTTGCCATCGAGCAGTACGGCTACTTCCTTTCGCGGCTTGAGGAAACCAAAGACCTGAACGGCCAACCGCTGCTGGGAACGACGATGTCGCTGTTTGGCAGCGGCATGTCGTACGGCCACAGCCACGGCAACGCCAATTTGCCGCTGGTGCTGGCCGGTGGCTCGGATCTGGGCCTTCGGCACGGCAGCCACCTGGACTTCAATCAAGGCCACTTTGGTGGCTACGAACTGGACCAGCCCGGCAAGCACTACAGTCTTTGTAGCCGTCCCGCGAATCCGGACGCCCACATGAGCAATCTGTTGCTGATGATGGCCCAGCGGATGGGAGTCGAGACCGACCAGTTTGGCGACAGCAACAAGGTGATCGAACTATGA
- a CDS encoding ankyrin repeat domain-containing protein has product MTQESYKDGMEITQLLREGREDEAIAIMRDNSELLKFQTAAGHTLLSFSAKYNRLRFAKAILELGSNPNEASRSGSSPLSQACIAASKDFVKLLLEHGADPNLDRTLFSASRNKRNEGLAITKLLIEYGVDVNAVFLMFEDPNNRKTALDYCGDPKICDLLMSHGAKRAADL; this is encoded by the coding sequence GTGACGCAAGAAAGCTATAAAGACGGAATGGAAATCACCCAGCTCCTTCGTGAGGGCAGGGAAGATGAGGCAATAGCAATAATGCGAGATAACAGTGAATTGCTAAAGTTCCAGACTGCTGCAGGGCACACCCTGCTCTCTTTTTCCGCAAAGTACAATCGGCTGCGGTTTGCGAAGGCGATTCTTGAGTTGGGCAGCAACCCAAATGAGGCTTCGCGATCTGGATCGTCCCCTCTCAGCCAGGCATGCATAGCAGCTAGTAAGGATTTTGTGAAACTGCTGCTAGAACATGGCGCCGACCCAAATTTGGATCGAACACTTTTCTCAGCAAGTAGAAACAAGAGAAACGAAGGACTTGCGATTACCAAACTCTTGATCGAATATGGCGTCGATGTGAACGCAGTTTTTTTGATGTTTGAGGACCCAAACAACCGAAAAACAGCACTTGATTATTGCGGAGATCCAAAGATCTGTGATCTTTTAATGTCTCACGGCGCAAAGCGGGCGGCAGATCTATGA
- the infC gene encoding translation initiation factor IF-3: MALARKSTQQDPRDTIRINNQIRISPIRVVSEEGEQLGIIPTEQALERARDAGLDLVEVAPNERPPVCRIMDYGKYKYDKNKKLHNSHARTKTKEIRLRPKTGDEDIRTKIRQAEKFLEHKDKVQISVLFRGREMAHIEEGRKVMAMVVDMLSEVGKVETPPQQHGRRMICMISPK, translated from the coding sequence GTGGCGTTGGCACGAAAAAGCACTCAGCAGGATCCTCGCGATACCATTCGTATTAACAATCAGATTCGAATCAGCCCGATTCGAGTTGTCAGCGAAGAGGGGGAGCAGCTAGGGATTATCCCAACCGAGCAGGCCCTCGAACGTGCCCGCGATGCGGGCCTGGATCTTGTCGAAGTCGCTCCGAACGAGCGACCCCCGGTTTGCCGGATCATGGATTACGGCAAATACAAATACGACAAGAACAAAAAACTTCACAACAGTCACGCACGTACGAAGACCAAAGAAATTCGTCTTCGACCGAAAACGGGCGACGAAGACATCCGCACCAAAATCCGGCAAGCGGAAAAGTTTCTTGAGCACAAGGACAAAGTCCAAATCAGTGTGCTGTTCCGCGGTCGTGAAATGGCTCACATCGAAGAAGGCCGTAAGGTCATGGCGATGGTCGTGGACATGTTGAGCGAAGTAGGCAAGGTCGAAACACCGCCTCAGCAACATGGCCGTCGTATGATCTGCATGATCTCGCCCAAGTAA
- a CDS encoding Nif3-like dinuclear metal center hexameric protein has protein sequence MPKICVDQICQRLAEIAPLRLAESWDNVGLLVGDRGLGVSRVMTCLTVTPAVVQEAVDEDVDLLIAHHPLPFKPLSRLTTDTIAGAMLLRLVESRVAVYSAHTAFDSAASGINQLWADRLGVVETQALIPPEPSSQDAVDLLGSGRYGKFEQPVALDGLAVSAANVVGATQVRRVGAADQVIRRVAFACGSGGSFLAAAKRNGCDALVTGEATFHTCLEAEALRVGLVLLGHYWSERFAMEWLAQQLSESLAELTIWPSRLESDPIQIVAC, from the coding sequence GTGCCAAAAATCTGTGTGGATCAAATCTGCCAGCGACTTGCCGAGATCGCGCCGCTGCGTCTTGCCGAGTCTTGGGACAACGTCGGGTTGCTGGTCGGTGATCGAGGCCTCGGTGTTTCCCGCGTGATGACCTGTTTGACGGTCACTCCGGCAGTCGTTCAGGAAGCCGTCGATGAGGACGTCGATCTGCTGATCGCTCATCATCCGCTGCCTTTCAAGCCGCTGTCTCGTTTGACCACCGACACGATTGCCGGAGCGATGTTGCTGCGTTTGGTCGAATCACGCGTTGCGGTCTATAGCGCCCATACGGCGTTTGACTCGGCCGCCAGCGGGATTAATCAATTGTGGGCCGACCGGCTCGGCGTGGTCGAGACGCAGGCATTGATTCCGCCGGAACCATCGTCGCAGGATGCCGTTGATCTCCTGGGCAGTGGACGATACGGGAAGTTCGAGCAGCCGGTTGCACTGGATGGTCTTGCGGTCTCGGCTGCCAATGTGGTCGGTGCGACCCAGGTTCGCCGTGTGGGGGCTGCCGATCAAGTCATTCGCCGAGTGGCATTTGCATGCGGCAGCGGTGGCAGTTTTCTGGCCGCCGCCAAACGCAACGGATGTGATGCGCTGGTCACCGGCGAAGCTACCTTCCACACCTGTTTGGAAGCCGAGGCATTGCGGGTCGGGTTGGTGCTGTTGGGGCACTACTGGAGCGAGCGGTTTGCGATGGAGTGGTTGGCTCAGCAACTGTCAGAGAGTCTTGCGGAACTGACAATTTGGCCGAGTCGGCTCGAGTCGGACCCGATCCAAATCGTGGCTTGCTAG
- a CDS encoding glycosyltransferase family 2 protein, which yields MSKRERWLVAIPVYNEVDTVSEILDQVGHYASDVLVVDDGSSDGTAEVLSARTDVNVVRHAENQGYGAALRSAFAYTIDHGFDGVVTLDCDGQHQPKRIPRFIEAAAAADIVSGSRYLKQYEGDDAPPPERMFINRRITGELNQRLGFNLTDAFCGFKAYRTSAIRQLRITDNGYAMPLQLWVEAAAAGLRVIEIPVPLIYLDLSRSFGGSLDHAETRLNYYNQVLDDAIRVVQAEGATIGKAKSVCGHSAG from the coding sequence ATGTCAAAACGCGAACGATGGTTAGTCGCCATTCCTGTCTATAACGAAGTCGATACGGTTAGCGAAATCTTGGATCAGGTCGGCCACTATGCCTCGGATGTCTTGGTGGTGGACGATGGATCGAGCGACGGAACGGCCGAGGTTTTGAGTGCGCGAACGGACGTGAACGTGGTCCGTCACGCCGAGAACCAAGGCTATGGCGCGGCACTTCGTAGCGCGTTCGCCTACACGATCGACCACGGGTTTGATGGGGTGGTTACGCTCGATTGCGATGGCCAGCATCAACCCAAGCGGATTCCGCGGTTCATCGAAGCGGCGGCCGCTGCGGACATCGTTTCAGGCAGCCGGTATTTGAAGCAGTACGAAGGAGACGACGCCCCGCCACCGGAGCGAATGTTTATCAATCGCCGGATCACCGGGGAGCTAAATCAGCGACTCGGCTTTAATTTGACCGACGCGTTTTGCGGATTCAAGGCGTATCGTACTTCGGCCATTCGCCAGCTGCGGATCACCGATAACGGTTACGCGATGCCGTTGCAGTTGTGGGTCGAGGCGGCGGCGGCGGGGTTGCGAGTGATCGAAATCCCGGTTCCCTTGATCTACTTGGATTTAAGTCGCTCGTTTGGCGGTTCGCTGGACCATGCCGAAACGCGGCTGAACTACTACAACCAAGTGCTTGACGACGCGATCCGTGTGGTCCAGGCCGAAGGGGCGACGATTGGCAAAGCGAAATCGGTTTGCGGACATAGTGCTGGCTAG
- a CDS encoding EVE domain-containing protein, protein MTINYWLMKSEPNTFSIDDLAAQPDQTTCWEGVRNYQARNMLRDDIHVGDRVLFYHSACKVPAVVGTAVVSKSGYPDPFQFDRKSKYFDEKSDPENPRWYLVDIKLEKKFDRPVTLAELRERAGLSGMVLLQKGSRLSVQPVKKKEFETIEKLASKPA, encoded by the coding sequence ATGACGATTAATTACTGGTTGATGAAGTCCGAACCGAACACGTTTTCGATCGACGACTTGGCGGCGCAGCCCGATCAAACGACGTGTTGGGAAGGGGTTCGTAACTACCAAGCACGAAATATGCTGCGAGACGACATCCATGTGGGAGACCGGGTGTTGTTCTATCACTCCGCGTGCAAGGTGCCTGCGGTGGTGGGGACGGCCGTGGTCAGCAAGAGTGGTTACCCGGATCCGTTTCAGTTCGATCGCAAGAGTAAGTATTTCGACGAAAAATCAGATCCCGAAAATCCTCGATGGTATTTGGTCGACATCAAGCTTGAGAAGAAATTCGACCGTCCGGTCACGTTGGCAGAATTGCGAGAGCGAGCGGGGCTCAGCGGGATGGTGCTGCTGCAAAAGGGCAGCCGGTTGAGTGTCCAGCCGGTGAAGAAGAAAGAGTTCGAGACGATCGAGAAACTGGCGAGCAAACCGGCGTAA